Genomic window (Bacillus sp. BGMRC 2118):
AATGGATAAAGCTAGGAAGTCCATTCAATCCCTAATGAACCTTTCTCCTAGAGAGGCTCTCGTTAGAAGAAATGGCAAGGAGTTATTCATTTCAGTAGAAGATATTGAAATTGGAGACATCATGATTGTAAAACCGGGACAAAAGGTTGCCATGGATGGAATGGTCTTCAAAGGGAAATCTTTTGTCAACCAAGCTGCTATTACAGGTGAATCGGTTCCAGTCCTTAAATCTCATGATGATGAAGTATTTGCCGGAACATTAAATGAAGAAGGTTTATTAGAAGTTGAAGTAACGAAGAGGGTAGAAGACACAACGATCGCGAAGATTATCCATCTCGTGGAGGAAGCACAGGCAGAACGTGCTCCATCACAAGCATTTGTTGACAAGTTTGCAAAATATTATACGCCTGTCATTATGTTAGTTGCTTTAGGTGTAGGCATACTTCCACCGCTTTTTGCAGGTGGGGATTGGAGTGAGTGGATTTATCAAGGATTAGCTGTGCTCGTTGTGGGATGTCCTTGTGCTCTTGTCGTCTCTACACCTGTTTCAATTGTCACTGCAATCGGAACTGCTGCGAAAAACGGTGTATTAATTAAAGGTGGAATTTATCTTGAGGAAGCAGGAGCATTAAAAGCCATTGCATTTGATAAAACCGGTACTTTAACAAAAGGAATTCCTTCTGTTACAGATATTCTGTCAATCGAAGTAAACAATCAAAATGAAGTATTAAAAATGACAGCAGCCTTAGAAAATTTATCTAGGCACCCGTTAGCTTCTGCCATTATGAAAAAGGCAGAGAAGCACCAAATAGATTATCAGTCTATTGAAGTTGAAGAATTTTCATCAATTACAGGTAAGGGGGTAAAAGGAGTAATAAAGGGAACCCGCTATTATGTGGGAAGTCCTAGTCTATTTTACGAACTACACCAAGAAGGAATATCTCTTGACCTTCAAAGTCAAATTCATGCTTTACAAAGTCAAGGAAAAACAGTCATGGTAATAGGTACAGATCGACACGTTATAGGATTGATTGCAGTAGCAGATGAAGTGAGAGAGAGCAGCAAGGATGTTATTAGATCTCTTCACGAAATCGGAATACAAGAAACGATTATGCTAACTGGTGATAACCAATTAACGGCTGATGCAATCGGGCGTTATACAGGGGTTAGCACTGTAAAAGCTGACTTGATGCCAGAAGATAAATTGAACTACATGAAGGAACTGCGGAACAAGTATTCCAAAGTAGCCATGGTTGGGGATGGCGTGAACGATGCACCTGCATTGGCTGCCTCTTCCGTTGGTATTGCGATGGGCGGTGCTGGGACAGATACAGCACTTGAAACAGCCGATATTGTGCTAATGGCGGATGATCTTCGCAAGCTTCCATTCACGATTGATTTAAGCAGAA
Coding sequences:
- the cadA gene encoding cadmium-translocating P-type ATPase, with amino-acid sequence MDHSVEKEVEKVVYRVQGFSUAGCANTFEKNVKHLDGVTDAKVNFGASKVTVYGETTIKELEKAGAFENLKIIPEKEQFVETKEPFYKRYSAVIGSLIFLLVGWAAGQIYGEESISSVIAYAASILVGGARLFNAGLKNLFRLQFDMKTLMTIAIIGAAIIGEWGEGATVVILFAISEALESYSMDKARKSIQSLMNLSPREALVRRNGKELFISVEDIEIGDIMIVKPGQKVAMDGMVFKGKSFVNQAAITGESVPVLKSHDDEVFAGTLNEEGLLEVEVTKRVEDTTIAKIIHLVEEAQAERAPSQAFVDKFAKYYTPVIMLVALGVGILPPLFAGGDWSEWIYQGLAVLVVGCPCALVVSTPVSIVTAIGTAAKNGVLIKGGIYLEEAGALKAIAFDKTGTLTKGIPSVTDILSIEVNNQNEVLKMTAALENLSRHPLASAIMKKAEKHQIDYQSIEVEEFSSITGKGVKGVIKGTRYYVGSPSLFYELHQEGISLDLQSQIHALQSQGKTVMVIGTDRHVIGLIAVADEVRESSKDVIRSLHEIGIQETIMLTGDNQLTADAIGRYTGVSTVKADLMPEDKLNYMKELRNKYSKVAMVGDGVNDAPALAASSVGIAMGGAGTDTALETADIVLMADDLRKLPFTIDLSRRTLTIIKQNITFSIGIKLLALLLVIPGWLTLWIAIFADMGATLIVTLNSLRLLRVKSKYTKS